In Shouchella patagoniensis, the following are encoded in one genomic region:
- a CDS encoding metallophosphoesterase, with protein MAKQWVKLMGAFASGALLMHMAKQAHENNITVHSWSSRTISGQSHKLRIFFITDIHRRRISEEMLLGLNGECDVVLIGGDLTEKWVPKKRTEKNIEKLTEIAPTYFVRGNNDEEVDQAWLKEMLMSYGVVYLDDDFAKIKIKGIPVRIIGLSNKSYRESDIEQLLGKEGNDYTIVLCHFPEISAFMQGLPIDVMLSGHTHGGQIRLFGYGIEAPGRLTREGGFMKLVSRGYGTTTLPLRLGAAPEAHLITITPSEAKVDE; from the coding sequence ATGGCAAAACAATGGGTTAAATTAATGGGTGCATTTGCTAGTGGTGCCTTGCTCATGCACATGGCAAAGCAAGCTCATGAAAATAATATTACTGTTCATTCATGGTCGAGTCGTACGATTAGTGGGCAATCACACAAGTTGAGGATTTTCTTTATTACCGATATCCATCGTCGGCGCATTTCTGAAGAAATGTTATTGGGATTAAATGGAGAATGTGATGTCGTTCTAATTGGTGGAGATTTAACAGAAAAGTGGGTTCCAAAAAAACGAACTGAAAAAAACATTGAGAAATTGACTGAAATTGCGCCAACGTATTTTGTTCGTGGAAACAATGACGAAGAAGTAGATCAAGCCTGGTTAAAGGAAATGCTAATGTCTTATGGTGTTGTCTATTTGGATGATGACTTTGCAAAAATAAAGATAAAAGGAATTCCTGTTAGAATTATTGGTCTAAGTAATAAATCGTATAGAGAAAGCGATATTGAACAACTGCTTGGCAAGGAAGGGAATGATTATACGATTGTATTATGTCATTTTCCTGAAATAAGCGCTTTTATGCAAGGATTGCCAATCGATGTTATGCTCTCTGGGCATACGCATGGTGGTCAAATTCGTTTGTTTGGTTATGGCATTGAAGCTCCTGGCCGATTGACGCGTGAAGGTGGGTTTATGAAGCTAGTGAGCAGGGGATACGGAACAACTACGTTACCTTTACGTCTTGGGGCTGCTCCTGAAGCTCATCTTATCACAATAACTCCAAGCGAAGCGAAGGTGGATGAGTAA
- a CDS encoding M20 family metallopeptidase has product MVELRRQFHTEPELSYEEVITPKKIALYLKDLGLEVREGVGGRGVVATLKGANPGKTVALRADFDALPIQEETELPFASKIPGRMHACGHDGHTATLLVLAKALTSLKAELAGNVVFIHQFAEELAPGGAIAMIEDGALDGVDVIYGTHLWSPLPVGDIGFSRGRLMAAADRFVINIQGRGGHGAMPHETVDAVMIGSNISLMLQQLVSRNTNPMEPAVVTIASFHAGGAFNVISDKAKLEGTVRTFNKTVQNQLIKRMEETVKGVCEASGADYSFEYIKGYPAVINHPEATDALMKAAATFHPQDNMYETEPVMGGEDFSYYLQHVPGAFFFTGAGNEKKGIVYPHHHPKFDIDEQSMLIAAKQLGAVSLAHLVTAMVTRS; this is encoded by the coding sequence ATGGTTGAATTGCGTAGACAATTCCATACTGAACCAGAATTGTCTTATGAAGAAGTAATTACGCCGAAAAAAATCGCACTTTATTTGAAGGATTTAGGACTCGAAGTACGTGAAGGGGTTGGGGGTAGAGGTGTCGTAGCGACCCTAAAAGGCGCAAATCCAGGGAAGACAGTTGCTTTGCGTGCTGATTTTGATGCATTACCCATTCAAGAAGAAACCGAATTGCCGTTTGCATCAAAAATCCCTGGTCGCATGCATGCATGTGGACATGATGGGCATACCGCAACGTTATTAGTATTAGCTAAAGCACTCACTAGCTTGAAAGCTGAATTGGCAGGCAATGTCGTATTTATCCATCAATTTGCTGAGGAATTGGCTCCCGGTGGAGCTATTGCAATGATTGAAGATGGAGCTCTTGATGGCGTCGATGTCATTTATGGAACACATCTATGGAGTCCATTGCCTGTTGGAGACATTGGGTTTTCGCGTGGACGGTTAATGGCGGCAGCGGACAGGTTTGTTATTAACATTCAAGGCAGAGGTGGCCATGGTGCCATGCCTCACGAGACCGTTGATGCCGTTATGATTGGCTCAAATATATCGTTAATGTTGCAACAACTTGTAAGTAGAAATACGAACCCTATGGAACCAGCTGTTGTGACAATTGCTTCATTTCATGCAGGTGGGGCGTTTAACGTGATTAGTGATAAAGCAAAGCTGGAAGGAACTGTGCGTACGTTTAACAAAACAGTTCAGAATCAATTAATCAAAAGAATGGAAGAAACAGTGAAAGGTGTTTGTGAAGCTAGTGGTGCTGATTATTCGTTTGAATATATTAAAGGATACCCTGCCGTTATAAATCATCCAGAAGCAACGGATGCTTTAATGAAGGCAGCGGCCACTTTTCACCCGCAGGATAACATGTATGAGACAGAGCCCGTTATGGGAGGAGAAGACTTCTCTTACTATTTACAACACGTACCGGGTGCTTTCTTTTTTACAGGTGCTGGAAATGAGAAGAAAGGAATTGTATATCCTCATCATCATCCGAAGTTTGATATCGATGAACAATCGATGCTTATTGCGGCAAAACAGCTTGGTGCAGTTAGTTTAGCGCATTTAGTGACCGCGATGGTTACGAGATCTTGA
- a CDS encoding helix-turn-helix domain-containing protein, translating into MKEEIARKIHLLRKSASMTQAELSKGICTQAQISNIEKGNLNPSSVTLFQIAQKLEVDMNYFFEQKDNDSGRVSALKTMISSLKQKQEYQKISSIIKRKQNRLLFTSFDDEQFLLWHDALCVYHLEDNAHCALELIQNALDHEVANKYGYTNRTIEMLDSKATFYCHLKQYDEAYQVYLRMLELFNQYSAGRDAHVTELRILFGLAKCAHKIGLARESLQYSSKGEEVCIRNKSLYKLGSLLLQKGRCLLELGKRELGLSYLYKSKAIFAIEKQNNQVETVEWAIQTAK; encoded by the coding sequence GACTCAAGCGGAACTATCAAAAGGGATTTGCACACAAGCCCAGATAAGTAATATTGAAAAGGGGAATCTGAACCCTTCAAGTGTGACACTATTTCAAATTGCTCAAAAGTTAGAAGTGGATATGAATTATTTTTTTGAACAAAAAGATAATGACAGTGGAAGAGTCTCTGCATTGAAGACCATGATAAGTTCATTAAAACAAAAGCAGGAATATCAAAAAATCAGTTCAATTATTAAGCGAAAGCAAAATCGATTGTTGTTCACATCGTTTGACGATGAACAATTTCTTCTCTGGCATGACGCGTTATGTGTATATCATTTGGAAGATAACGCACACTGTGCATTAGAATTAATACAAAACGCATTAGACCATGAAGTTGCAAATAAATACGGCTATACAAATAGAACTATTGAAATGTTAGATAGTAAGGCTACTTTTTATTGTCATTTAAAGCAATATGATGAAGCTTACCAAGTGTATTTGCGAATGCTAGAATTATTTAATCAATACTCTGCTGGAAGAGATGCACATGTCACCGAGCTTCGTATTTTATTTGGCCTTGCTAAGTGTGCGCATAAAATCGGACTTGCTCGTGAATCACTTCAGTATAGCAGTAAAGGTGAAGAGGTATGTATTAGAAATAAATCATTATATAAATTAGGATCATTACTTCTTCAAAAAGGTCGTTGCTTATTAGAGTTAGGGAAGAGAGAACTAGGCTTGAGTTATTTATATAAATCAAAAGCCATTTTTGCAATTGAGAAGCAAAATAATCAAGTGGAAACTGTTGAATGGGCTATTCAAACGGCGAAATAA